The window TCCGTGAAGGGCGGCTCGTCCGGCTCCAGGTCGCCGTACACCTCGTCCGTGGAGACGTGGACGAAGCGCCCCGCACCGTGCGCGCGGGCGGCGTCCAGGAGGACCTGCGTCCCCACCACGTTGGTGCGGACGAAGGGCGCCGCGCTGGCGATGGAGCGGTCCACGTGGCTCTCCGCCGCGAAGTGCGCCACCGCGTCGAAGCGCCGTTCCGCGAACAGCGCCTCCATTGCCTCCGGGTCGGCGACGTCGCCGCGGACGAAGCGATGGCGCCCCTCCGCCTCCGCCGAGGGGGCGACGTCGGCCAGGTTCTCCGGGTTGGCGGCGTAGGTGAGGAGGTCCAGGTTCCAAACCTCCCACCGCGGCCGCTCAGCCAGCAGCAGGCGCACGAAGTTGCTCCCGATGAACCCCATCCCACCGGTCACCAGGATCCTGCCCGCTCTCGTCTCGTTCACGGTCATCTCGTCGAGTACCCTGGTCCGGGCGTGTCCCGGACTCGCTCCAGCATCCAAGGGATGGCCTACCCCCGGCCCACCCCGTAGCGCTCCACTGCGCGCTCCACCCGCTCCAGCACGTCCCGCACGGCGATCCGCTCCATCCGCCCCAGCTTGGAGGCGAAGCTGGAGGGGTCCGGGGACTCGCCGGGGTCGGTGTACGTGTCCACCCAGAGGTCGTGGTAGCGGCGGTACGGCCCGGTGCGCCAGGGGCTGGTGTGGCCGTACAGCCCGATCACGGGCGTGCCCAGCGCGCGCGCCATGTGCAGGGGGCCCGTGTCGGGGGCGATCACCAGGTCGGCGCCCTCGATCATCCACGCCATGCGGCGGATGGGGTCGCCCATCGCCCAGAGCGGCGTCGCGCTGGCCTGCTCCGTGATCTCCCGGGCGATGCGCGTCTCGCGCTCGCCCGTACCGCCGACCAGCACCGTCCGGAGGCCGAAGTCGTGCTCCAGCGCATCCACCACCCGGGCCCAGCGGTCCGGCACCCAGTCCTTCCAGTGGATGGCCGACGCGGGAGGGATGACGACGAGCGGACGGTCCTGCTCCGCGAAGAAAGCGGCCTGGTCCCGCTGCTCCTCCGGCGTGAAGACGATGCGCCAGTCCGGCTCGCCGTAGGGCACCCCCAGGTACTCCGCGAACTCCCCGAACAGGTCCACCGTGTGCGCGCGCGGCCGGGGGGGGAGGCGGTGGTTCGCCGCCAGCCACACCCCGTCGAACGCCCGGTCCCTCCCGAAGCTCACCCGGCGCGGCGCCCGGGAAAGGACGGTGGCCCAGATGCTCTTGAAGTAGACGTTCAGGTTGAGCGTCAGGTCGAACCGCCGGCCGCGCATCTCCATCGCCAGCTCCCAGACCCCGCGCGCGCCCAGCTTCTTGCGGTAGACCACCACGTCGTCTACCGAGGGGTGCGGCCGGAGGATGGGCGCGGACATCGGCTCCACCACCCAGGTGACGTGGCACGACGGGTCGTGGTCCTTGAGCGCGTTGACGAGCGGCAGGCCGTTGACCACGTCGCCCAGCCCGGTGAGGAGAACGACGCAGATCCGGCCGCCCGGATGAATCAGCTCAGGCATCCCCGCCCCCTCCCGGAGCGCCGAGCACCGCCTCCCAGCGGTCGAGCATCCGCTCGAAGCCGAACCGCTCCTCCGCCCGCTCCCGGGCCGCGCTCCCCATCCCGGCCCGGCGGGCAGGGTCGGCCAGGAGCTCCCGCACCGCGGCGGCGACCTCCTCCGGCGTGAAGCCGACCACCAGGCCCGGCCGCCTCCCGTCCGGAAGGGGATCCAGCGCCTCGTCCGCGCCGCTGACCGGGGTGCTCACCACCGGGACCCCCGCCGCCAGCGCCTCCAGCATGGTGTTGCTCAGCCCCTCCGTGTCGGAGGTGACCAGCAGGAGGTCGAGCGCCTCCAGGACGTCGCCCACGTCCTCGCGGAAGCCCAGGAAGTGCACGCGCGCGCCGAGCCCCAGCTCCGCGGCGAGCGCCGCCAGGGCCTGCCGTTCGGGCCCCTCTCCCGCGACCAGGCAGTGGACGCCGGGCGGGAGCAGCGCCAGGGCGTGCAGCAGCCGGTCGAGGCGCTTCTGGCGGGCCAGGCGCGCCATGGCGCCCACCACCGGCGCATCTTCCGGGATCCCCAGCTCGCGCCGGAGCCCGCCGGGAGCACTGCGGGGGCGCGGCCAGACGCCGTTGTGGATGGTGGCCACGCGCGCCTCCGACCACCCGGGGAGCGCCAGGAAGGGAGGGCGCATCCGGGCGGCGTTCACCACCACCGCGTCCACCCACCGCCCGAACGCCAGCCGGTACTTCCAGCTGTACGGGGTGTAGTTCTCCAGCCCGATCCGCGCCACCACGCGCGGCACCCCGGCGAGGCGGGCGCCCATCCCGCCGAGCCAGACCTTCTGGAAGCTGCTGATTACGAGCGCGTCCGGTCGATCCTCCCCGAGGCGCCGGGCGAAGCGCGCCGCGTGGTGGAGCATCGCGTCGCCGCCGAGGACCAGCACCTCCGCCGGGACGCCGAGCGCACGCGCCCCCTCCGCCACGCGCGCGTCGTTGCAGAAGAGGAGCACGCGGTGCCCCCGCCGGGCGAGCCCCGCCAGGAGGAGGGAGGTGGCGCGCTCCAGGCCGCCCCAGACGTGCGCGGCGTTGTGCGCTGCGACGAACATCCCTCGCTCACCCCCTCGCCGGCACCTCAGGCGCCGAAGAACTCGCGGATGGCGCCTGCCACGTGCTCCCGCTGCGCCTCCGTGAGCTCCGGGAACACCGGGATCGAGAGCACCTCGCGGGCGGCGCGCTCGGACTCCGGGAACTCGCCCTGGCGGCAGCCCAGGTACGCGAAGCACTCCTGCAGGTGCAGCGGGACCGGGTAGTACACCGAGCTGCCCACGCCGCGCTCCCGCAGGAAGGCGGCGAGATCGTCGCGGCGCCCGTCGCCGACGCGGAGCGTGTACTGGTTGTAGATGGACTCGTTCCCCGGGAGGACCGTCGGCGTGGCGAGCCCCCCGATCCCGGCGAGCGCCTCGTCGTAGAACCGGGCGTGCTCCCGCCGCCGCTCGCTCCACCCCACCAGGTACGGGAGCTTCGCCGAGAGCACCGCCGCCTGCAGCGCGTCCAGGCGCGAGTTGTAGCCCACCTCCTCGTGGTGGTACATCTGGCGCCCGCCGTGCACGCGCAGCCTGCGAAGCCGCTCCGCCACGGCCGCGTCGCCGGTCACGGTCATCCCCGCGTCCCCGAAGGCGCCCAGGTTCTTGCTGGGGAAGAACGAGAAAGCGCAGGCGTCGCCCAGCGTCCCGGTGGTGATCCACCGCCCGTCCTCCAGCAGCCGGCGCGCCCCGATGGCCTGGGCCGCGTCCTCCAGCACCGGCACCCCGCGCCGGTCGCCCAGCGCGCGGAACGCCTCCATCTCCGCCATCTGGCCGAAGAGGTGCACCGGGACCACGGCGCGCGTCCGCTCGCCCAGGGCCGCCTCCGCCGCGGCCGGGTCCAGGTTGAAGGTCGCCGGGTCGATGTCCGCGAACACCGGCCGGGCGCCCGCGTTGTGGATCGCCCCCGCCGTGGCGAAGAAGGTGAAGGGCGTGGTCACCACCTCGTCGCCCCGCTCCACCCCCAGCGCCCGCAGCCCCAGGAGGAGCGCGTCCGTCCCGCTGGCGCACCCCACCGCGTGCTCCACCCCCAGGTGCTCCGCCACCTCCGCCTCGAAGCGGTCCACCACGGGGCCCAGGATGAACCGCTGCTCCTCGATCACCGCCTGGAGGGCCCGCTGCACCTCGTCCGCCACGGTACGGTACTGCCCGGTCAGGTCCAGCAGGGGAACTTGCATCGTCGTCATCTATGTCGCATGGAAATGAAATCTTCGGTAAGACAGCCGCGCGCCGCGGCTCAGGCGCCCTCCGCGGAGAAGGCGCCGGCCGGAAGCTCCGGCGCCTCGCCGGCCGCGAACTGCAGGTCGTGCAGCCGGCGGTAGGTCCCCCCGAGCGCGAGCAGCTCCTCGTGCGTGCCGCGCTCCACGATGCGCCCCCCCTCCATGGCCACGATGGTGTCGGCGCGGCGCACGGTGGAGAGCCGGTGGGCGATCACCAGCACGGTCCGCCCCTCCATCACCTCGTCGATGGCCTGCTGCACGAGCCGCTCGCTCCCGGTGTCCAGGGCGCTGGTCGCCTCGTCCAGGATGAGCAGCGGCGGGTTACGGAAGAGCGCCCGCGCGATGGCGATCCGCTGCCGCTGCCCCCCCGAGAGCCGGGTCCCCTTCTCCCCGAGCACCGTGTCGTACCCCTGCGGGAGCTCCGCGATGAACTCGTGCGCGTTGGCCGCGCGGGCCGCGGCCTCGATCCGCTCCTGCGGCGCGTTCTCCACGCCGTAGGCGATGTTGGCGCGCACGGTGTCGTGGAAGAGGATGGTCTCCTGCGTCACGATCCCCAGCAGCGCGCGCAGCTCCGCCACCCGGAGGTCGCGCAGGTCGACTCCGTCCAGGGTGATCCGCCCGCGCGTGGGGTCGTGGAAGCGCGGGACCAGGTCCGAGAGGGTGCTCTTCCCCGCCCCGCTCGCCCCCACCACCGCCACCACCTCTCCCGGCCGGATCTCCAGGTCGATCTCCCGCAGCACGGGAACGCCCGGCGCGTACTCGAAGTCCACCCCCTCGAAGCGGATCGCCTCGCGGAACCCGGTCACGGGGAGGGCGCCGGCGCGGTCCGTCACCTCGGGCGGGGTGTCCAGCAGCTCGAAGGCCCGCTCCGCGGCGGCGAGCCCCGGCTGCACCAGCGACGGGTACTGGGCCACCGCCTTGACCGGCGTCATGAGCCGCCCCGCGACCAGCAGCGCGGTGAGGAAGTGGTCCGGCGCCATGGACCGCTCGGCGAGCACCAGGTAGCTGCCGTACCAGACCAGCGCCAGGATCGCCGTGGCCGTGATCATCTCGGTGGCGGGCGGGAAGAACTTCCGCCAGCGGTCGTTCCGCGACAGCGCCTTGTAGTGCCGGTGGGTGAGCGCCCGGAAGCGGCGCGCCTCCCACCCCTCCGCCCCGCTCGCCTTGACCAGGCGGATCCCCGACACCGTCTCCTGGATCTGCACCGACACCTCGCCCACCGCGTCCAGGACCCGCAGGACCCCGCGCCGGAGCCGGCTGCGGAAGCGCGCCCAGAGCAGGAGCATGGGCGGGAGCGCCAGCAGCGCCACCAGGGTCAGCTTCCAGGAAAGGAGGAAGAGCGTCACCAGGAGGACCGCCGCCTGGATGACCGACGACAGGAGCTTGGTCAGGTTGTTGGTGACCAGCGACCGCATCTGGTCCACGTCGTTGGTGACGCGCGAGATGATCTGCCCGGCCTTGGTGCGCTGGAAGAAGGGGAAGCCCAGGCGCAGCAGGTGGGTGTAGATGGCGTCGCGGAGGTCCCGCGTGACCAGCGCCTCCACCAGCGTCGAGGTGTACCCCTGGACGTACAGCGCCGCGTTCTTGAGCAGCAGCACCCCGAACATGAAGAGCACCACGTCCCGGAGCGCCGCCATGGGCGAGCTCTGGCTCACCACGCCGCCGAGCGCCCACTCCATCACCCGCTGGATCGCGCCGCCCCCGTCCGCGCCGCCGAAGAGGCCCGCCGCCCCGGAGAGCGCCTCCTCCCCGCCGAAGAGCACGCGGAGGAAGGGCGCGAGGAGCGTCAGGCTGAGCGCGTCCAGCACCGCGTGCAGCGTCATCGCCGCCGCGGAAAGCGCGAACAGCCCCCAGTGGGGGCGGAGGTAGCCCAGGATCCGCAGGTACAGCTTCATCGGGGGGTCAGCAGCGCGACGGGGAGGACCATCTCCTCGGGGCTGATGCCGCCGTGCAGGAAGCTCCCGCGGTACCGCGCCTGGTACTGCCGCAGCTTGGTCGGGTAGACGAAGAAGACGTCCTCCATCGCCAGCAGGTAGTTGGTCGCCGCGCGCCCCGGCGGGAAGCGCAGCGTGCTCTCTTCGCCCGTGGAGAATGCCAGCGAGGGGTCCTCCGCCCGCAGGTCGTCGCCGAACTTGTAGCGGAGGTTCTGCGTGGTGTCGCGCTTGGCGAACACCGTCGCCGGGCGGTGGCAGTGGATGGAGCCGTGGTCCGTGGTCACCAGCACCGGCACCCCCTGCCGGAGCGCCTCGCGGATGGCGGTCAGCGCCTCGGATCGCTCGAACCACTGCCGGGTGAGCGCCCGCAGCGCCTCCTTGTCGCGCGCCACCTCCCACAGCACCGTGGACTCCGAGCGCCCGTGCGTGAGCAGGTCCACGAAGTTGAAGACCATTGCCGTCACGCCCGGCTGTGAAAGGTGCCCCGGGAGGCGGCGCAGCGCGGACTCCCCGTCGCCCGAGGCGAAGATCTTCTCGTAGTGCACCGGAAGCGAGTGGCCCAGCAGCCGCGCGACCTGCTCCTCGAACAGCTCGCGCTCGAAGGAGTTCAGGCTCCCCTCCGTGTCGCCCCCCCACCACCCCGGATGCGTCTCCGCGATCCGGTCCGGGTACCACCCGGAGAAGATGGCGTTGCGCGAGAACGGCGTCGCGGTCGGGAGGATGGAGTAGTAGAGCGCCTCCTCCACCTCCGCGTGCGGCGTCAGCAGCGGGAGGATGGCGCGCCACTGGTCCAGCCGCAGGCAGTCGATGATGACGAAGAGCGCGGTCCGCCCCTCGCCGATCAGCGGCTCCAGGAACTGCGGCACCACGTCCACGGAGAGCGGCGGGCGGTCGTCCGCGCCGTTCACCCACGCCGGGTAGCTCGCCGCGACGAACTGGCAGAACTCGCGGCGGAAGTCGTCCAGCAGCGTCTCGAGCGAGGAGAGGAGCCCCATCTCCCCCGCGCCGCGGAGGCGCAGCTCCCAGTCGACCAGCTCCGAGTAGGTCTCGCCCCACTCGCGCCAGCCGCGGGGCACCGAGCGTTGCGCGTTCAGCTCGCGGAAGCGGATGGTAAAGTCGCGCGCCACGAACTGCTGCTGCAGCGCCTGGCCCTCCAGGAGCCGCGTCACCACCGAGAGGACCTGCCGGGGCGAGGTGGGCTTCACGAGGTAGTCGGCCACCCGCCGCCCGATGGCCTCCGTCATGGTCCGGTCCTCCTCGCTCTTGGTGACCATGACCACCGGCACCCGCGCGTCCACGCGGCGGATCTCGTCGAAGACCTCCATCCCGGTGCGGCCGGGCATCTGCTCGTCCAGCAGGATCAGGTCGTACGTGGAGATGCGCATCAGCTCCAGCGCGTCGT of the Longimicrobiaceae bacterium genome contains:
- a CDS encoding glycosyltransferase family 9 protein gives rise to the protein MPELIHPGGRICVVLLTGLGDVVNGLPLVNALKDHDPSCHVTWVVEPMSAPILRPHPSVDDVVVYRKKLGARGVWELAMEMRGRRFDLTLNLNVYFKSIWATVLSRAPRRVSFGRDRAFDGVWLAANHRLPPRPRAHTVDLFGEFAEYLGVPYGEPDWRIVFTPEEQRDQAAFFAEQDRPLVVIPPASAIHWKDWVPDRWARVVDALEHDFGLRTVLVGGTGERETRIAREITEQASATPLWAMGDPIRRMAWMIEGADLVIAPDTGPLHMARALGTPVIGLYGHTSPWRTGPYRRYHDLWVDTYTDPGESPDPSSFASKLGRMERIAVRDVLERVERAVERYGVGRG
- a CDS encoding glycosyltransferase, producing MFVAAHNAAHVWGGLERATSLLLAGLARRGHRVLLFCNDARVAEGARALGVPAEVLVLGGDAMLHHAARFARRLGEDRPDALVISSFQKVWLGGMGARLAGVPRVVARIGLENYTPYSWKYRLAFGRWVDAVVVNAARMRPPFLALPGWSEARVATIHNGVWPRPRSAPGGLRRELGIPEDAPVVGAMARLARQKRLDRLLHALALLPPGVHCLVAGEGPERQALAALAAELGLGARVHFLGFREDVGDVLEALDLLLVTSDTEGLSNTMLEALAAGVPVVSTPVSGADEALDPLPDGRRPGLVVGFTPEEVAAAVRELLADPARRAGMGSAARERAEERFGFERMLDRWEAVLGAPGGGGDA
- a CDS encoding DegT/DnrJ/EryC1/StrS family aminotransferase; the encoded protein is MTTMQVPLLDLTGQYRTVADEVQRALQAVIEEQRFILGPVVDRFEAEVAEHLGVEHAVGCASGTDALLLGLRALGVERGDEVVTTPFTFFATAGAIHNAGARPVFADIDPATFNLDPAAAEAALGERTRAVVPVHLFGQMAEMEAFRALGDRRGVPVLEDAAQAIGARRLLEDGRWITTGTLGDACAFSFFPSKNLGAFGDAGMTVTGDAAVAERLRRLRVHGGRQMYHHEEVGYNSRLDALQAAVLSAKLPYLVGWSERRREHARFYDEALAGIGGLATPTVLPGNESIYNQYTLRVGDGRRDDLAAFLRERGVGSSVYYPVPLHLQECFAYLGCRQGEFPESERAAREVLSIPVFPELTEAQREHVAGAIREFFGA
- a CDS encoding ABC transporter ATP-binding protein; translated protein: MKLYLRILGYLRPHWGLFALSAAAMTLHAVLDALSLTLLAPFLRVLFGGEEALSGAAGLFGGADGGGAIQRVMEWALGGVVSQSSPMAALRDVVLFMFGVLLLKNAALYVQGYTSTLVEALVTRDLRDAIYTHLLRLGFPFFQRTKAGQIISRVTNDVDQMRSLVTNNLTKLLSSVIQAAVLLVTLFLLSWKLTLVALLALPPMLLLWARFRSRLRRGVLRVLDAVGEVSVQIQETVSGIRLVKASGAEGWEARRFRALTHRHYKALSRNDRWRKFFPPATEMITATAILALVWYGSYLVLAERSMAPDHFLTALLVAGRLMTPVKAVAQYPSLVQPGLAAAERAFELLDTPPEVTDRAGALPVTGFREAIRFEGVDFEYAPGVPVLREIDLEIRPGEVVAVVGASGAGKSTLSDLVPRFHDPTRGRITLDGVDLRDLRVAELRALLGIVTQETILFHDTVRANIAYGVENAPQERIEAAARAANAHEFIAELPQGYDTVLGEKGTRLSGGQRQRIAIARALFRNPPLLILDEATSALDTGSERLVQQAIDEVMEGRTVLVIAHRLSTVRRADTIVAMEGGRIVERGTHEELLALGGTYRRLHDLQFAAGEAPELPAGAFSAEGA
- a CDS encoding response regulator, whose translation is MPAPVKRLLWVDDEIDLLRPHLLFVQGRGYHVDAVSNGDDALELMRISTYDLILLDEQMPGRTGMEVFDEIRRVDARVPVVMVTKSEEDRTMTEAIGRRVADYLVKPTSPRQVLSVVTRLLEGQALQQQFVARDFTIRFRELNAQRSVPRGWREWGETYSELVDWELRLRGAGEMGLLSSLETLLDDFRREFCQFVAASYPAWVNGADDRPPLSVDVVPQFLEPLIGEGRTALFVIIDCLRLDQWRAILPLLTPHAEVEEALYYSILPTATPFSRNAIFSGWYPDRIAETHPGWWGGDTEGSLNSFERELFEEQVARLLGHSLPVHYEKIFASGDGESALRRLPGHLSQPGVTAMVFNFVDLLTHGRSESTVLWEVARDKEALRALTRQWFERSEALTAIREALRQGVPVLVTTDHGSIHCHRPATVFAKRDTTQNLRYKFGDDLRAEDPSLAFSTGEESTLRFPPGRAATNYLLAMEDVFFVYPTKLRQYQARYRGSFLHGGISPEEMVLPVALLTPR